A genomic region of Burkholderia humptydooensis contains the following coding sequences:
- a CDS encoding CoA transferase subunit B — MKRLTRDDMAKRVAQDIPEGAYVNLGIGVPTLVANHLDPSKEIFLHSENGLLGMGPAPAPGEEDDELINAGKQHVTLLTGGAYFHHADSFAMMRGGHLDYCVLGAFQVSAQGDLANWHTGAPDAIPAVGGAMDLAIGAKQVFVMMEHLTKQGESKIVAECSYPVTGVRCVDRIYTDLAVLDVTRDGLAVREIFADLSFDSLQKLTGVPLVDATQKAAA, encoded by the coding sequence ATGAAACGACTGACCCGCGACGACATGGCGAAGCGCGTCGCGCAAGACATTCCCGAAGGCGCATACGTGAACCTCGGCATCGGCGTGCCGACGCTCGTCGCGAACCATCTCGATCCGAGCAAGGAAATCTTCCTGCACAGCGAGAACGGCCTGCTCGGCATGGGCCCCGCCCCCGCGCCGGGTGAAGAGGACGACGAGCTGATCAACGCCGGCAAGCAGCACGTGACGCTGCTCACGGGCGGCGCGTACTTCCATCACGCGGATTCGTTCGCGATGATGCGCGGCGGCCATCTCGACTATTGCGTGCTCGGCGCATTCCAGGTGTCCGCGCAAGGCGACCTCGCGAACTGGCACACGGGCGCGCCCGACGCGATTCCCGCGGTGGGCGGCGCGATGGATCTCGCGATCGGCGCGAAGCAGGTGTTCGTGATGATGGAGCACCTGACGAAGCAGGGCGAGAGCAAGATCGTCGCCGAATGCTCGTACCCGGTGACGGGCGTGCGCTGCGTCGACCGCATCTACACCGATCTCGCGGTGCTCGACGTGACGCGCGACGGCCTCGCCGTGCGCGAGATTTTCGCCGACCTCTCGTTCGACTCGCTGCAGAAGCTCACGGGCGTGCCGCTCGTCGACGCGACGCAGAAGGCTGCGGCGTGA
- the folE gene encoding GTP cyclohydrolase I FolE, whose amino-acid sequence MAKGKTASKAAGKRAAREAARTSAPANRPSRDEAEAAVRVLLRWAGDDPEREGLVDTPARVVRAYEEFFVGYALEPRDILARTFSEVDGYDEMIVLKDIRFESYCEHHMVPIIGRAHVAYLPNHRVVGISKLARLVDAFAKRLQIQEKMTVQIADTLFDVLQPKGVGVILEAAHQCISTRGIHKPGVEMVTSRMLGTFRSDPTTRREFLSIVANPSSVNLTNT is encoded by the coding sequence ATGGCTAAAGGAAAGACCGCGAGCAAGGCGGCAGGCAAGCGGGCCGCCCGTGAGGCGGCCCGCACGAGCGCGCCGGCGAACCGGCCGAGCCGCGACGAAGCCGAAGCGGCCGTTCGCGTGCTGCTGCGCTGGGCGGGCGACGATCCGGAACGCGAAGGTCTCGTCGACACGCCGGCGCGCGTCGTCCGCGCATACGAAGAATTCTTCGTCGGCTACGCGCTCGAGCCGCGCGACATTCTTGCGCGCACGTTCAGCGAAGTCGACGGCTACGACGAGATGATCGTGCTGAAGGATATCCGCTTCGAAAGCTATTGCGAGCATCATATGGTGCCGATCATCGGCCGCGCGCACGTCGCGTATCTGCCGAATCATCGCGTCGTCGGCATCTCGAAGCTCGCGCGTCTCGTCGATGCGTTCGCGAAGCGCCTGCAGATCCAGGAAAAGATGACGGTGCAGATCGCCGACACGCTGTTCGACGTGCTGCAGCCGAAAGGCGTCGGCGTGATTCTCGAGGCCGCGCACCAGTGCATCTCGACGCGCGGCATCCACAAGCCCGGCGTCGAGATGGTGACGTCGCGGATGCTCGGCACGTTCCGCTCCGATCCGACGACGCGCCGCGAATTCCTGTCGATCGTCGCGAACCCTTCCTCGGTCAACCTGACGAATACGTAA
- a CDS encoding MFS transporter: MTDLARQLDVQQFIDERRFSPYQWLILILCFLIVAADGFDTAAIGFVAPALGQEWHATKAALGPVMSAALVGLALGALTAGPLADRIGRKRVLVGSVVLFGLFSIGCAFTQSVTELAVLRLLTGLGLGAAMPNATTLMAEYAPHAKRSFLVNTMFCGFTLGSSAGGLVAAALIPDHGWRSVFIVGGVAPLVLGALLVALPESIRFMVLRGAPHERIAAVLRRIAPDATFDGVRFVLSDDHGEQRRSGAAVVLSPRYRAGTAMLWLTYFMGLLVYYLMTSWLPTLIRDTGFTVRDAALVTALFPLGGGIGAIACGWLMDRFEPHRVIAVTYALTALFVWMIGLQAGHLALLAAVVFVAGVCMNGAQSSLPALAAAFYPTSGRATGVAWMLGVGRFGGILGAFSGGLLLQAQLGFDTIFSMLAVPALIAAGALMVKRAAVLRDGEPSAPTRAA, from the coding sequence ATGACCGACCTCGCGCGCCAGCTCGATGTGCAGCAGTTCATCGACGAACGGCGCTTTTCGCCTTATCAGTGGCTGATTTTGATCCTGTGTTTTCTGATCGTCGCGGCGGACGGCTTCGATACCGCTGCGATCGGCTTCGTTGCGCCTGCGCTCGGCCAGGAATGGCACGCGACGAAAGCCGCGCTCGGGCCGGTGATGAGCGCGGCGCTCGTCGGCCTCGCGCTCGGCGCGCTGACGGCAGGCCCGCTCGCCGACAGGATCGGCCGCAAGCGCGTGCTGGTGGGCTCGGTCGTGCTGTTCGGACTCTTCAGCATCGGCTGCGCTTTCACGCAGTCGGTGACGGAACTCGCGGTGCTGCGGTTGTTGACGGGGCTCGGCCTTGGCGCCGCGATGCCGAACGCGACGACGCTGATGGCCGAGTACGCGCCGCACGCGAAACGCTCGTTCCTCGTCAACACGATGTTCTGCGGCTTCACGCTCGGCTCGTCGGCGGGCGGCCTTGTCGCCGCTGCGCTGATTCCCGATCACGGATGGCGCAGCGTCTTTATCGTCGGCGGCGTCGCGCCGCTCGTGCTCGGCGCATTGCTGGTCGCGCTACCCGAGTCGATCCGCTTCATGGTGCTGCGCGGCGCGCCGCACGAGCGGATCGCGGCGGTGCTGCGGAGGATCGCGCCCGATGCGACGTTTGACGGCGTGCGCTTCGTGCTGTCCGACGACCACGGCGAGCAGCGGCGCTCGGGTGCGGCCGTCGTGTTGTCGCCGCGCTATCGCGCCGGCACCGCGATGCTGTGGCTCACTTACTTCATGGGGCTGCTCGTCTACTACCTGATGACGAGCTGGCTGCCGACGCTGATTCGCGACACGGGCTTCACGGTGCGCGATGCGGCGCTCGTCACCGCGCTGTTCCCGCTCGGCGGCGGCATCGGCGCGATCGCGTGCGGCTGGCTGATGGACCGCTTCGAGCCGCATCGAGTGATTGCGGTCACGTATGCGCTGACGGCGTTGTTCGTGTGGATGATCGGATTGCAGGCCGGGCACCTCGCGCTGCTCGCGGCTGTCGTGTTCGTCGCGGGCGTTTGCATGAATGGTGCGCAATCGTCGCTGCCGGCGCTTGCGGCGGCGTTCTATCCGACGAGCGGGCGCGCGACGGGCGTCGCGTGGATGCTCGGCGTCGGGCGCTTTGGCGGAATTCTGGGAGCGTTTTCGGGAGGCTTGCTGCTGCAGGCGCAACTCGGATTCGACACGATTTTTTCGATGCTCGCGGTGCCGGCGCTGATTGCGGCGGGTGCGCTGATGGTCAAGCGCGCGGCTGTGCTGCGCGACGGGGAGCCGAGCGCGCCAACGCGAGCGGCATGA
- a CDS encoding TetR/AcrR family transcriptional regulator, producing MAGRPREFDRDMALKRAMLAFWRRGYEGTSMSDLVEVMGIASARIYAAFGSKEALFHEAVTLYEQGDGGFADRALSEETDVRAAIERMLRDAIATYTKRGHPHGCMVVSAATNCAAENEGVVEWLAAHRRARTQSIAERLRLATEQGQLAPGTDIKALADFYATQLHGISVQSRDGVSKERLLASIGPAMMPLAMALRDMA from the coding sequence ATGGCGGGACGACCGAGAGAATTTGATCGCGACATGGCCCTGAAACGGGCCATGCTCGCGTTCTGGCGACGCGGCTATGAAGGCACGTCGATGTCTGACCTGGTCGAAGTCATGGGCATCGCGTCAGCACGCATCTATGCCGCCTTTGGCAGCAAGGAGGCGCTGTTCCACGAAGCCGTGACGCTCTACGAGCAAGGCGACGGCGGTTTCGCCGACCGCGCCCTCAGCGAGGAAACCGATGTCCGCGCGGCCATCGAACGGATGCTGCGCGACGCCATAGCCACCTATACCAAGCGCGGCCATCCCCACGGCTGCATGGTGGTATCCGCCGCCACCAACTGCGCGGCCGAAAACGAAGGTGTCGTGGAATGGCTGGCGGCACATCGGCGTGCACGCACGCAATCGATCGCCGAGCGCCTGCGGCTCGCAACCGAACAAGGGCAGCTCGCGCCGGGAACCGACATCAAGGCGTTGGCCGATTTCTATGCGACCCAGTTGCATGGCATCTCCGTTCAGTCCCGCGATGGGGTATCGAAGGAGCGCCTGCTGGCGTCCATCGGTCCGGCCATGATGCCGCTCGCGATGGCTTTGCGTGACATGGCGTGA
- a CDS encoding LysR family transcriptional regulator has protein sequence MPDLDLNLIPYLVALNETRNVSRAGELLGVSQPRVSAALGRLREHFGDPLFVRTSRGMEPTPRALALIPAARDALASIERGLGAPHDFDPAKSARTFSIALSDVGEIVFLPRLLQAFAERAPHANLRSASLSHAQVAHALEDGGIDLAVGYFPDLGGTNFFQQRLFTHRFICLLRRGHPLAERPLTLERFLACGHAVVRAEGRSQEVLEQYLAKRRLARRAVLETPHFMSLPFILSRTDLIATVPHAIGYAYATEHASITLVEPPLPLPRFDLKQHWHRKFHNDPSIAWLRGVVAGLFNDALDEWPK, from the coding sequence ATGCCTGATCTCGATCTGAACCTGATTCCTTATCTGGTCGCGCTCAACGAGACGCGCAACGTGAGCCGCGCGGGCGAGTTGCTAGGCGTGAGCCAGCCGCGCGTGAGCGCCGCGCTCGGGCGGCTGCGCGAGCACTTCGGCGATCCGCTGTTCGTGCGAACCTCGCGCGGCATGGAGCCGACGCCTCGCGCGCTCGCACTGATTCCGGCCGCGCGCGACGCGCTCGCGAGCATCGAGCGCGGCCTCGGCGCGCCGCACGACTTCGATCCGGCGAAGAGCGCGCGCACGTTCTCGATCGCATTGTCCGACGTCGGCGAGATCGTGTTCCTGCCGAGGCTGCTGCAGGCGTTCGCGGAACGCGCGCCGCATGCGAACCTGCGCTCGGCGTCGCTGTCGCACGCGCAAGTCGCGCACGCGCTCGAGGACGGCGGCATCGATCTCGCGGTCGGCTACTTTCCGGATCTCGGCGGCACGAACTTCTTTCAGCAGCGGCTCTTCACGCACCGCTTCATCTGCCTGCTGCGGCGCGGCCACCCGCTCGCCGAGCGGCCGCTCACACTCGAGCGGTTCCTCGCGTGCGGCCACGCGGTCGTGCGCGCGGAAGGCCGCAGCCAGGAAGTGCTCGAGCAGTATCTGGCGAAGCGGCGGCTCGCGCGCCGGGCGGTGCTCGAGACGCCGCATTTCATGAGCCTGCCGTTCATCCTGAGCCGCACCGATCTGATCGCGACCGTCCCGCACGCGATCGGCTATGCGTATGCAACCGAGCACGCATCGATCACGCTCGTCGAGCCGCCGCTGCCGTTGCCGCGCTTCGACCTGAAGCAGCATTGGCATCGCAAGTTCCACAACGATCCGAGCATCGCGTGGCTGCGCGGCGTCGTCGCCGGGCTGTTCAACGATGCGCTCGACGAATGGCCGAAGTGA
- a CDS encoding LysE family translocator: protein MDYFTVSALPAGMLFALVTSITPGPNNTMLLASGVNFGFRRTLPHMFGISSGVAILMLSVGFGLGEAFKRIPILYTLLETASVVYLLYLAWRIGTSGEVRAHNGKSRPMTFVEAIAFQWVNPKAWMMVLTAATTIQLSADYGRNAVWMALVFVFVGLPCISVWAAFGQGLRGFLSNPRWLRAFNITMAALLVLSLYPLFAKVAGH, encoded by the coding sequence ATGGACTATTTCACCGTCAGCGCGCTGCCCGCCGGCATGCTGTTCGCGCTCGTCACCTCGATCACGCCCGGCCCGAACAACACGATGCTGCTCGCGTCCGGCGTCAACTTCGGCTTTCGTCGCACGCTGCCGCACATGTTCGGCATCAGTTCGGGCGTCGCGATCCTGATGCTGTCGGTCGGCTTCGGCCTCGGCGAAGCGTTCAAGCGGATCCCGATTCTTTACACGCTGCTCGAAACCGCAAGCGTCGTTTATCTGCTGTATCTCGCGTGGCGCATCGGCACGTCGGGCGAAGTGCGCGCTCACAACGGCAAATCGCGTCCGATGACGTTCGTCGAAGCGATCGCATTCCAATGGGTCAATCCGAAAGCGTGGATGATGGTGCTGACCGCCGCAACGACGATCCAGCTCTCCGCCGACTACGGCCGCAACGCCGTCTGGATGGCGCTTGTGTTCGTCTTCGTCGGCCTGCCGTGCATCAGTGTCTGGGCGGCGTTCGGTCAGGGGCTGCGCGGTTTTCTGTCCAATCCGCGATGGCTGCGCGCGTTCAATATCACGATGGCCGCGTTGCTCGTTCTGTCGCTTTATCCGCTGTTCGCGAAGGTCGCCGGCCACTGA
- the pobA gene encoding 4-hydroxybenzoate 3-monooxygenase gives MRTQVTIIGAGPSGLLLSHLLRLQGIDAVVLEARSREYCENRIRAGVLEQGTVDTLNEAGLGARMRREGLVHRGIELLFDGRRHRIDFGVLTPGRAITVYSQHEVVRDLIAAALENGQPIHFDVRDVALHGVATDRPSVTFTHADGRTDRIDCDYIAGCDGFHGVARQTIPAERLRTFERVYPYAWLGILADAAPSLDELVYAHHARGFALFSMRSPTVTRLYLQCRPDENLAEWPDARIWEELRTRFENEGGWTPNEGRITQKSVTPMRSFVSETMQYGRLFLAGDAAHIVPPTGAKGMNLAVADVRALARALGARYRDGRDDLLDAYSSTCLERIWRAEHFSYWMTNMLHPSVDDSPFINRLKRAELKYVTRSRAAAQSLAENYVGLPFDDAAGIASSFDEVAAA, from the coding sequence ATGCGCACGCAAGTCACGATCATCGGCGCCGGCCCGTCCGGCCTGCTGCTTTCCCATCTGCTCCGTCTGCAAGGCATCGACGCCGTCGTGCTCGAAGCGCGCTCGCGCGAATACTGCGAGAACCGGATTCGCGCCGGCGTGCTCGAGCAGGGCACCGTCGACACGCTGAACGAAGCGGGCCTGGGCGCGCGGATGCGGCGCGAGGGGCTCGTTCATCGCGGCATCGAACTGCTGTTCGACGGCCGCCGCCACCGGATCGACTTCGGTGTGTTGACGCCCGGCAGAGCGATCACCGTGTACAGCCAGCACGAAGTCGTGCGCGACCTGATCGCGGCCGCGCTCGAAAACGGCCAGCCGATCCATTTCGACGTGCGCGACGTCGCGCTGCACGGCGTCGCAACCGATCGGCCTTCGGTGACGTTCACGCACGCGGACGGCCGCACCGACCGGATCGATTGCGACTACATCGCCGGTTGCGACGGCTTTCACGGCGTCGCGCGCCAGACGATCCCGGCCGAACGGCTGCGCACGTTCGAGCGCGTGTATCCGTACGCGTGGCTCGGCATCCTTGCCGATGCGGCGCCGTCGCTCGACGAACTCGTCTATGCGCACCACGCGCGCGGCTTCGCGCTGTTCTCGATGCGCTCGCCGACCGTCACCCGACTGTACCTGCAATGCCGGCCCGACGAGAACCTGGCCGAATGGCCGGATGCGCGGATCTGGGAAGAGCTGCGCACGCGTTTCGAAAACGAAGGCGGCTGGACGCCGAACGAAGGCCGCATCACGCAGAAGAGCGTGACGCCGATGCGCAGCTTCGTGTCGGAGACGATGCAGTACGGCCGGCTGTTTCTCGCGGGCGATGCCGCGCACATCGTGCCGCCGACGGGCGCGAAGGGGATGAATCTCGCGGTCGCCGACGTTCGGGCGCTCGCGCGCGCGCTGGGCGCGCGCTACCGCGACGGGCGCGACGATCTTCTCGATGCCTACTCGTCAACCTGTCTGGAACGGATATGGCGCGCCGAGCATTTTTCGTATTGGATGACGAATATGCTGCATCCGTCGGTCGACGATTCGCCGTTCATCAATCGGCTGAAGCGCGCCGAGCTCAAGTACGTGACGCGTTCGCGCGCGGCCGCGCAGTCTCTCGCGGAGAACTACGTCGGCTTGCCGTTCGACGATGCGGCGGGCATCGCGTCATCGTTCGACGAGGTCGCCGCAGCGTGA
- the pcaD gene encoding 3-oxoadipate enol-lactonase, whose product MPFASVDGVRLHYRIDRAARADAPWLVFSNSLGADLSMWAPQIGPLTAHFNLLRYDTRGHGHSDAPAGSYTIAQLAGDVIGLLDHVGIARAHFCGISMGGLTGAALAARHAGRIDRVVLSNTSARIGSPEIWGPRAQKARTEGMAALADAVLPRWFTAAFFEHEPRLIDVIRDTFNHTDKDGYAANCDALNAADLRDEVKGIAVPTLVVTGAHDLSTPPDQGRALAASVAGAKHVEFDCAHISNIECAGGFNRTLIDFLTA is encoded by the coding sequence ATGCCTTTCGCTTCAGTCGATGGAGTGCGACTGCATTACCGGATCGATCGCGCGGCGCGCGCCGACGCGCCGTGGCTCGTGTTCTCGAACTCGCTCGGCGCGGACCTGTCGATGTGGGCACCGCAGATCGGCCCGCTGACCGCGCACTTCAATCTGCTGCGCTACGACACGCGCGGTCACGGCCATTCGGACGCGCCGGCGGGCTCGTACACGATCGCGCAACTGGCGGGCGACGTGATCGGCCTCCTCGATCACGTCGGAATCGCACGCGCGCATTTCTGCGGTATCTCGATGGGCGGCCTGACGGGCGCGGCGCTCGCCGCGCGCCATGCGGGGCGCATCGATCGCGTGGTGCTGTCGAACACGTCGGCCAGAATCGGCTCGCCGGAAATATGGGGGCCGCGCGCGCAGAAGGCGCGCACCGAAGGGATGGCGGCGCTCGCCGACGCGGTGCTGCCGCGCTGGTTCACGGCCGCATTCTTCGAGCATGAGCCGCGCCTCATCGACGTGATCCGCGATACGTTCAATCACACGGACAAGGACGGCTACGCGGCGAACTGCGACGCGCTGAATGCCGCCGATCTGCGCGATGAAGTAAAGGGCATCGCGGTGCCGACGCTCGTCGTGACGGGCGCGCACGACCTTTCGACGCCGCCGGACCAGGGGCGCGCGCTCGCCGCGTCGGTCGCGGGCGCGAAGCATGTCGAATTCGACTGCGCGCACATCTCGAACATCGAATGTGCGGGCGGCTTCAATCGCACGCTGATCGATTTCCTGACGGCCTGA
- a CDS encoding TIGR03118 family protein, translating to MKQVHAALGAALAAIVLASVVACGGSTHARQYQVSALVSDGALPAAHVDVNLKNPWGIAFNPKGFVWVADNGSQHATLYDGNGVPQSLVVAIPPGASGDPDPTGIVFNGTTDFMVTQGAKSGPAAFIFVGEGGTIAAWSPAVNPTSAVTVFDSRGAAVYKGLAMASNNGANFLYATDFHNNRIDVFDRTFTKVTPAGAFQDPSLPAGFAPFGIQAIGSKLFVAYAKQDAAAHDDVAGAGFGLIDVFSPSGQFIQRFTTGGPLNAPWGMARAPANFGRFGNAILVGNFGDGMIHAFEAASGMLLGTLQHADGSAIVEPGLWGIAFGNGLNSQPTDTLFFAAGPNDEADGLYGRIDVEP from the coding sequence ATGAAACAGGTTCATGCGGCGCTCGGCGCTGCATTGGCGGCTATCGTGCTGGCGAGCGTCGTGGCGTGCGGCGGTTCCACACACGCCAGGCAATACCAGGTCAGCGCCCTGGTCTCCGACGGTGCGCTTCCGGCTGCTCACGTGGATGTCAACCTGAAGAATCCTTGGGGCATTGCCTTCAATCCCAAGGGCTTTGTATGGGTTGCGGATAACGGCTCGCAGCATGCGACCCTCTATGATGGCAACGGCGTGCCGCAGTCTCTCGTTGTGGCCATTCCCCCCGGCGCCAGCGGCGACCCCGATCCGACCGGCATTGTGTTCAATGGCACGACCGACTTCATGGTGACCCAGGGCGCCAAGTCGGGACCCGCAGCCTTCATTTTCGTGGGAGAGGGCGGGACCATAGCCGCATGGTCGCCCGCAGTCAATCCGACATCGGCGGTCACGGTGTTCGACAGCCGTGGCGCCGCCGTCTACAAGGGGCTGGCGATGGCCAGCAATAATGGGGCGAATTTCCTGTACGCGACGGATTTCCACAATAACCGGATCGACGTATTCGATCGGACCTTCACGAAGGTCACGCCGGCCGGCGCGTTTCAAGACCCCTCGTTGCCAGCAGGATTCGCGCCGTTCGGAATCCAGGCGATCGGCTCGAAACTTTTCGTCGCTTACGCGAAGCAGGACGCGGCAGCGCATGATGACGTTGCTGGCGCAGGCTTCGGCTTGATCGACGTGTTCAGCCCGTCGGGCCAATTCATTCAGCGCTTCACCACCGGCGGGCCGCTGAACGCGCCGTGGGGCATGGCGCGGGCGCCTGCGAATTTTGGTCGCTTCGGCAATGCCATTCTGGTCGGCAACTTCGGCGACGGCATGATCCACGCGTTCGAGGCGGCTTCTGGAATGTTACTTGGGACCCTGCAGCACGCCGATGGCAGTGCGATCGTCGAGCCGGGGCTGTGGGGCATCGCATTCGGCAACGGGCTCAACAGCCAACCCACCGATACACTGTTCTTCGCCGCCGGACCCAATGACGAAGCCGACGGCCTTTATGGCCGCATCGACGTGGAACCGTGA
- a CDS encoding 3-carboxy-cis,cis-muconate cycloisomerase — MLEDSARLTALVCGSEPLNRIWSPHATLQRMLDVEAALARALAANGVIPASAVQPIEAACTAGALDAQALMREAALGGNLAIPLVRQLTAHVKARDVEAAKYVHWGATSQDIIDTATVLQLRDTFDWLDPLLRDSCATLAALAAAHRATPMIGRTWLQQALPITLGLKFAQWLDALLRHRERVAALRERALALQFGGAAGTLASLRDAASAVARALADDLQLALPAVPWHTQRDRIAETAACFGMLIGTLGKIARDISLSMQTEIGELAEPAAAGKGGSSTMPHKRNPVGCAAVLSAAVRAPGLVSTVLAGMVQEHERALGGWQAEWDALPELARLAGGALAQIAQIVDGLTVDVARLAENLDATHGLVLGEAVMLALGEKIGRLDAHHLVERASKEAVRSGRSLHDVLAADPDVAAHLAPDALRQLLDPAHYVGEAHAYVDAVLALHASRH, encoded by the coding sequence ATGCTCGAAGACAGTGCCCGCCTGACCGCTCTCGTTTGCGGAAGCGAACCGCTCAACCGGATCTGGTCGCCGCATGCGACGTTGCAACGGATGCTCGACGTCGAAGCGGCGCTCGCGCGCGCGCTCGCCGCGAACGGCGTGATTCCGGCGAGCGCGGTGCAGCCGATCGAGGCCGCATGCACGGCCGGCGCACTCGATGCGCAAGCGCTGATGCGCGAAGCGGCGCTCGGCGGCAACCTCGCGATTCCGCTCGTCAGGCAACTGACCGCGCACGTGAAGGCGCGCGACGTCGAAGCGGCGAAGTACGTGCACTGGGGCGCGACGAGCCAGGACATCATCGATACGGCGACCGTGCTGCAACTTCGCGACACGTTCGACTGGCTCGATCCGCTGCTGCGCGACTCGTGCGCGACGCTTGCGGCGCTCGCGGCCGCGCACCGCGCGACGCCGATGATCGGCCGCACGTGGTTGCAGCAGGCGCTGCCGATCACGCTCGGATTGAAGTTCGCGCAATGGCTCGACGCGCTGCTCCGTCATCGCGAGCGTGTCGCAGCATTGCGCGAGCGCGCGCTCGCGTTGCAGTTCGGCGGCGCGGCGGGCACGCTCGCGAGCCTGCGCGACGCGGCGTCCGCGGTGGCGCGCGCGCTCGCGGACGATCTGCAGCTCGCGCTGCCGGCCGTGCCGTGGCACACGCAGCGCGACCGGATCGCCGAGACCGCCGCTTGCTTCGGGATGCTGATCGGCACGCTCGGCAAGATCGCGCGAGACATTTCGCTGTCGATGCAGACGGAGATCGGCGAACTCGCGGAGCCTGCCGCGGCGGGCAAGGGCGGCTCGTCGACGATGCCGCACAAGCGCAATCCGGTCGGCTGCGCGGCCGTGCTGAGCGCGGCCGTGCGCGCGCCGGGGCTCGTGTCGACCGTGCTCGCCGGCATGGTTCAGGAGCACGAGCGCGCGCTCGGCGGCTGGCAAGCCGAGTGGGATGCGCTGCCCGAACTCGCGCGACTCGCGGGCGGCGCGCTCGCGCAGATCGCGCAGATCGTCGATGGCCTCACTGTCGACGTCGCGCGTTTGGCCGAAAATCTCGACGCGACGCATGGCCTCGTGCTCGGCGAGGCGGTGATGCTCGCGCTCGGCGAGAAGATCGGCCGGCTCGACGCGCATCATCTCGTCGAGCGCGCATCGAAGGAAGCCGTGCGCAGCGGCCGCTCACTGCACGACGTGCTGGCCGCGGACCCTGACGTCGCCGCGCACCTCGCGCCGGATGCGCTGCGGCAGTTGCTCGACCCCGCTCATTACGTCGGCGAGGCGCACGCCTATGTCGACGCCGTGCTCGCGCTCCACGCGAGCCGCCATTAA
- the pcaC gene encoding 4-carboxymuconolactone decarboxylase translates to MNDDQRYEAGMNVRRAVLGDAHVDRSLANRTELTDEFQNLITRYAWGEIWTRDGLPRHTRSLLTIAMMVALNRGEELALHLRAAKNNGVTRDEIKEVLLQTAIYCGVPAANSAFHLAQRIFGEEDSAA, encoded by the coding sequence ATGAACGACGATCAACGTTACGAAGCGGGCATGAACGTGCGCCGCGCGGTGCTCGGCGATGCGCACGTCGACCGCTCGCTCGCGAACCGCACCGAGCTGACCGACGAATTCCAGAATCTGATCACGCGCTATGCGTGGGGCGAGATCTGGACGCGCGACGGCCTGCCGCGCCACACGCGCAGCCTGCTGACGATCGCGATGATGGTCGCGCTCAACCGCGGCGAGGAACTTGCGCTGCATCTGCGGGCAGCGAAGAACAACGGCGTGACGCGCGACGAGATCAAGGAAGTGCTGCTGCAGACCGCGATCTACTGCGGCGTGCCCGCGGCGAATTCGGCATTCCACCTCGCGCAGCGCATCTTCGGCGAAGAAGACAGCGCAGCCTGA
- a CDS encoding 3-oxoacid CoA-transferase subunit A: MVNKIFDSLQSAVADVHDGATIMIGGFGTAGMPAELIDALIAQGARDLTIVNNNAGNGETGLAALLKAKRVRRIICSFPRQADSQVFDALYRAGELELELVPQGNLAERIRAAGAGIGGFFSPTGYGTKLAEGKETRVIDGKHYVFETPIHADFALVKAHQGDRWGNLVYRKTARNFGPVMAMAAKTSIVQVSEVVPLGALNPEHIVTPGIFVQRIVEVPQAAHAAELAAERAA; the protein is encoded by the coding sequence ATGGTCAACAAGATTTTCGATTCCCTCCAGTCGGCGGTGGCCGATGTCCACGACGGCGCGACGATCATGATCGGCGGCTTCGGCACGGCCGGGATGCCCGCCGAACTGATCGACGCGCTGATCGCGCAGGGCGCGCGCGACCTGACGATCGTCAACAACAACGCCGGCAACGGCGAGACGGGCCTCGCCGCGCTGCTGAAGGCGAAGCGCGTGCGCAGGATCATCTGCTCGTTCCCCCGCCAGGCCGATTCGCAGGTGTTCGACGCGCTGTATCGCGCGGGCGAGCTCGAGCTCGAGCTGGTGCCGCAAGGCAATCTCGCCGAGCGGATTCGCGCGGCGGGCGCCGGCATCGGCGGCTTCTTCTCGCCGACGGGCTACGGCACGAAGCTCGCTGAAGGCAAGGAAACGCGCGTGATCGACGGCAAGCACTACGTGTTCGAGACGCCGATCCACGCGGATTTCGCGCTCGTGAAGGCGCACCAGGGCGACCGCTGGGGCAACCTCGTCTATCGAAAGACCGCGCGCAACTTCGGGCCGGTGATGGCGATGGCCGCGAAGACGTCGATCGTGCAGGTGTCGGAAGTCGTGCCGCTCGGCGCGCTGAATCCCGAGCACATCGTGACGCCCGGCATCTTCGTGCAGCGCATCGTCGAAGTGCCGCAGGCCGCGCATGCGGCCGAGCTGGCCGCCGAGCGCGCCGCCTGA